The following coding sequences lie in one Thermosulfuriphilus ammonigenes genomic window:
- a CDS encoding ATP-binding protein — translation MRRFVYPFSAIVGQEEMKLALMIAAVAPGVCGVLLRGEKGSGKSTAARALAEILPEIEVIEGCLFGCRPQGPLCPSCTREQKGQRLVRRSAPFVNLPLSITEDALFGAIDFEEAVRSGRRRLHPGLLARANHGVLYIDEVNLLADHLVAGLLSVAESGVNIVERESLSLIHPARFILIGSMNPEEGELSPQFLDRFGLCVTVTGEKNPDIRAEIIHRRLWFEKAPDSFRALYADEEARLKQKILQAQRILPSVSLSRSIRSFVAELCRKNRVPGHRADLILQTAAMAHAALNGRLEVTYDDVLAVADMVLRHRRREAEARQKKDPQRDQKGRKKPPEKEPEKNEGQGKSPQVSQETHRRERSEEGPKGSEAGLNGPSPQDDPQQVSENEGVDQIFEVGETFTVRPFSTRADRKRRWARSGRRSATLNKHPRGRFVRAVIPQGRVRDLAVAATIRAAAPYQALRGRDSGRLIIREEDLREKLRESRTGHLLFFCVDGSGSMGAEARMAETKGAIMSLLLSAYQRRDRVGLMIFRGKEAQMVLPPTNSVEIAARILEGLPVGGSTPLSAALLRLEEFLRQTLRREPDLKVTVFLITDGRGNVSLTGEKPRQEIEALARRLAEGFPQVEFVVIDTETGLIKLQMAQRLATLLEARYFTPEALRAEEMVRIAKEIL, via the coding sequence ATGAGACGCTTCGTCTACCCTTTCTCGGCCATCGTCGGCCAAGAAGAAATGAAGCTGGCCCTGATGATTGCCGCCGTTGCCCCGGGGGTCTGCGGCGTCCTTCTGCGGGGAGAAAAGGGATCCGGTAAATCTACCGCCGCCCGGGCCCTGGCGGAGATCCTCCCGGAGATAGAGGTTATAGAGGGCTGTCTGTTTGGCTGCCGGCCCCAAGGCCCTCTTTGCCCCTCCTGCACCAGAGAGCAAAAGGGTCAGAGGCTTGTCAGGAGATCCGCCCCCTTTGTCAATCTCCCTCTCTCCATCACCGAGGATGCCCTCTTTGGAGCCATAGATTTTGAGGAGGCGGTAAGAAGCGGCCGCCGGAGGCTTCATCCGGGGCTGCTGGCCCGAGCCAACCACGGTGTTCTTTACATTGATGAGGTCAATCTTTTGGCTGACCACCTGGTGGCCGGGCTGCTCAGCGTGGCCGAAAGTGGCGTGAACATCGTGGAACGGGAGTCACTTAGTCTTATCCATCCGGCCCGCTTCATCCTTATCGGCTCCATGAATCCCGAAGAAGGAGAGCTCTCTCCTCAATTCTTAGACCGCTTTGGTCTCTGCGTGACGGTCACCGGGGAAAAGAATCCGGACATCAGGGCAGAGATCATCCATCGCCGTCTCTGGTTTGAGAAGGCCCCGGACTCTTTTCGAGCCCTGTATGCAGACGAAGAGGCCAGGCTAAAGCAAAAAATCCTCCAGGCTCAGAGGATTCTGCCTTCTGTCTCTCTGAGCCGGAGCATCCGATCCTTTGTGGCTGAACTTTGTCGAAAAAACCGGGTTCCCGGTCATCGAGCTGATCTCATTCTCCAGACGGCGGCTATGGCCCATGCCGCCCTAAACGGTCGCCTTGAGGTCACCTATGATGATGTCCTGGCTGTGGCCGATATGGTCTTGAGACACCGGCGTCGGGAGGCCGAAGCCAGACAGAAAAAAGATCCCCAGAGAGACCAGAAAGGGAGGAAGAAGCCCCCAGAGAAGGAGCCAGAAAAAAATGAGGGCCAGGGGAAAAGCCCCCAGGTCTCCCAGGAGACCCATAGAAGAGAACGGTCGGAAGAAGGCCCAAAGGGGAGTGAGGCAGGCCTTAACGGCCCTTCACCACAGGATGATCCCCAACAGGTCTCGGAAAATGAGGGGGTTGATCAAATCTTTGAGGTAGGAGAGACCTTCACTGTAAGACCATTTTCTACCCGAGCCGATCGCAAAAGACGCTGGGCCCGTTCCGGGAGACGATCGGCCACCTTAAACAAGCATCCTCGAGGACGATTTGTCCGGGCAGTTATCCCTCAAGGCCGGGTGAGGGATCTTGCTGTGGCCGCCACCATCCGGGCCGCTGCTCCCTATCAGGCCCTCCGCGGAAGAGACAGCGGGCGCCTCATCATTCGTGAAGAGGATCTCCGAGAAAAGCTCCGGGAGAGCCGGACGGGCCATCTGCTTTTTTTCTGCGTTGATGGCTCAGGTTCCATGGGGGCTGAGGCCCGAATGGCTGAAACGAAAGGGGCCATCATGAGCCTCCTGCTCTCGGCCTACCAACGACGAGATCGGGTAGGATTGATGATCTTTCGGGGAAAGGAGGCCCAGATGGTGTTGCCTCCGACAAACTCCGTGGAGATAGCCGCCAGGATCCTCGAGGGTCTCCCTGTGGGAGGTTCAACCCCTCTTTCTGCCGCCCTCTTGCGTCTGGAAGAGTTTCTCCGACAGACCCTGCGCCGCGAACCAGACCTCAAGGTTACCGTGTTTCTTATCACCGATGGTCGGGGCAACGTAAGTCTTACCGGAGAAAAGCCCCGTCAGGAAATCGAGGCTTTAGCTCGCCGCCTAGCGGAGGGGTTCCCTCAAGTGGAATTTGTGGTCATTGACACCGAAACTGGCCTGATCAAACTCCAAATGGCCCAAAGGCTGGCGACTCTTCTTGAAGCCCGGTATTTTACCCCCGAGGCCCTCCGGGCGGAGGAGATGGTTCGCATCGCCAAAGAGATCCTCTGA
- a CDS encoding ATP-binding protein — MKRFVYPFSAIVGQEEMKLALILNVIDPSIGGVLIRGEKGTGKSTVVRALAEILPEIEVVEGCPFQCDPEDRDHLCPQCEERLRSQGSLPHIRRKIRVVDLPLSATEDRVVGTLDIEAALKTGKRRFEPGILAAANRGILYVDEVNLLDDHLVDTLLDAAAMGINFVEREGLSFAHAARFVLVGTMNPEEGELRPQLLDRFGLCVTVEGIRDPNSRVLIMERRAAFEADPEGFCRRFAEENQSLSERIKTARERIKEIDIPRELLYEIAKRIVTLGVDGHRADLTVVKTARAHAAFRGQCQISEEDIRVAETLALPHRLRRRPFEEIGTPAASRLSQ, encoded by the coding sequence ATGAAACGCTTCGTCTACCCTTTCTCGGCCATCGTCGGCCAAGAAGAAATGAAGCTGGCCCTGATTTTAAATGTCATTGATCCTTCCATCGGTGGAGTCCTTATCCGGGGCGAAAAAGGGACTGGCAAATCCACTGTGGTTAGAGCCCTGGCGGAGATCCTCCCGGAGATAGAGGTGGTCGAAGGTTGCCCCTTCCAGTGTGACCCTGAAGACAGAGACCATCTCTGCCCCCAGTGTGAGGAAAGGCTTCGTTCCCAGGGGAGCCTGCCCCATATTAGACGAAAGATACGGGTGGTGGATCTCCCTCTTTCGGCAACCGAGGACCGAGTGGTAGGGACCCTAGACATCGAGGCTGCCCTGAAGACGGGTAAAAGGCGCTTTGAACCCGGTATTCTGGCCGCGGCTAACCGGGGGATTCTCTACGTAGACGAGGTGAACCTCCTCGATGACCACCTGGTGGACACCCTTCTTGACGCTGCGGCTATGGGCATCAATTTTGTCGAACGGGAGGGGCTCAGCTTTGCCCATGCGGCCCGCTTTGTGTTAGTGGGGACCATGAACCCCGAGGAAGGAGAACTAAGGCCCCAGCTCCTTGATCGTTTTGGGCTCTGCGTCACCGTGGAGGGAATCAGGGACCCAAACTCCCGGGTTCTCATTATGGAGCGCCGGGCAGCCTTTGAGGCTGACCCTGAGGGCTTCTGTCGCCGGTTTGCCGAAGAGAATCAATCTCTGTCGGAGAGAATTAAGACGGCCCGTGAGAGGATAAAAGAGATAGATATCCCCAGAGAGCTTCTTTATGAAATTGCCAAAAGGATAGTCACCCTAGGGGTTGACGGTCATCGGGCCGACTTAACAGTGGTCAAGACGGCCAGGGCCCACGCCGCCTTCCGCGGCCAATGCCAAATAAGCGAGGAAGACATCCGGGTGGCCGAAACCTTAGCCCTGCCCCACCGCCTAAGACGTCGCCCCTTTGAAGAGATTGGCACCCCCGCGGCTTCTCGGCTCAGTCAGTAA
- a CDS encoding ABC-ATPase domain-containing protein produces the protein MKTVSELKSLLSRLDGRGYKAYRELEGIYRLAPELSFYLDRAQGDPFAAPSRVRVRLAMAEARFPAALLSNQVRKMALQDYILRAFARELKALSRPRGTGGSGLYRVDAGGQEIIFRSGCLVEEEFVEVRFFMGLPAAGRRILGQTALSMILEEIPRAARALRYSFHPARELEAFVDLVEDVEYIRGQLDDLGLVAFVGDGAILPRRSGVDDRPLKEGAVIFSSPPELRVKLDTRHHGSVSGMGIPSGVTLIVGGGFHGKTTLLEALSRGVYPHIPGDGRQWVITHSRAVKVRSEDGRFVAGVDISPFIADLPLGRSTRFFSTEDASGSTSLAAAIMEALEIGAKVLLIDEDTAATNFLIRDARMQALIPRDKEPIVPFVDKVRLLLRDYGVSTILVLGGSGDYLDVADRVIALDNYRVYDLTARAREVGRRLPSRRQPEGGDSFGLVCPRRPLPESFKPRRGRRERVKTRGLREIIFGQEVIDVSLVEQLVDDSQARTIAEIIRYFGHHLAPKGVGLREGVEMALELIRQKGFDALVGYPAGDLAFPRSFEVAAAINRLRSLKVQQLTD, from the coding sequence ATGAAGACTGTCTCTGAGCTAAAAAGTCTCCTTTCTCGTCTCGACGGCCGAGGCTATAAGGCCTATCGGGAGCTAGAAGGCATCTATCGGCTGGCCCCAGAATTGTCTTTCTACCTGGATCGGGCCCAGGGAGATCCCTTTGCCGCCCCCAGTCGGGTCCGGGTGAGGTTGGCCATGGCCGAGGCCCGTTTCCCAGCGGCGCTTCTGAGCAACCAAGTCCGGAAGATGGCCCTTCAAGACTATATCCTCCGGGCCTTTGCCCGAGAGCTCAAGGCCCTCTCCAGGCCCCGAGGGACAGGAGGAAGCGGCCTTTACCGGGTCGATGCCGGGGGTCAGGAGATAATCTTTCGTTCTGGATGCCTGGTTGAAGAGGAGTTCGTCGAGGTTCGCTTCTTTATGGGATTGCCGGCTGCCGGAAGGAGGATTTTAGGCCAAACGGCCCTTTCCATGATCTTGGAAGAAATTCCCCGGGCGGCCCGGGCCCTGAGATACTCTTTTCATCCGGCCCGTGAGCTAGAGGCCTTTGTTGATCTGGTTGAAGATGTCGAATACATCAGGGGCCAGCTTGATGATCTGGGGCTGGTGGCCTTTGTGGGAGATGGAGCCATCCTCCCCCGCCGCTCCGGGGTGGATGATCGCCCCCTTAAAGAGGGAGCGGTGATCTTCTCAAGCCCCCCAGAGCTCAGGGTTAAGCTGGATACCAGACACCATGGATCCGTCTCGGGGATGGGTATCCCTTCAGGGGTAACCCTTATCGTCGGGGGTGGCTTTCACGGCAAGACCACCCTCCTTGAAGCCCTATCCCGGGGAGTCTATCCCCATATCCCCGGAGATGGCCGACAGTGGGTGATTACCCATTCCCGGGCGGTTAAGGTCCGGAGTGAAGATGGCCGTTTTGTGGCTGGGGTGGACATCTCCCCCTTCATTGCCGATCTTCCCCTGGGACGCTCCACCAGGTTTTTTTCTACCGAGGACGCCTCGGGCTCAACCTCTTTGGCCGCGGCCATCATGGAGGCCCTAGAAATAGGGGCTAAGGTATTGCTTATAGATGAAGACACTGCGGCCACCAACTTTCTTATCCGCGATGCCCGGATGCAGGCCCTTATCCCTCGAGACAAGGAACCCATTGTGCCTTTTGTGGATAAGGTGCGTCTTCTTCTGCGGGACTATGGGGTCTCGACTATTCTTGTTCTTGGAGGCTCAGGAGACTATCTCGATGTGGCCGATCGAGTTATTGCCCTTGATAACTATCGCGTTTATGACCTTACCGCCAGGGCCCGAGAGGTAGGCCGCCGTCTTCCTAGCCGTCGGCAGCCAGAGGGAGGGGACAGCTTCGGTCTGGTTTGCCCGCGCCGTCCTCTCCCGGAGAGCTTTAAGCCCCGAAGAGGGCGGCGCGAAAGGGTCAAAACCCGGGGGCTGAGAGAGATCATCTTTGGCCAAGAGGTGATCGATGTCTCCCTGGTAGAACAACTGGTGGATGACTCCCAGGCCCGGACTATCGCCGAGATTATCCGCTACTTCGGCCACCACTTAGCCCCCAAAGGAGTTGGTCTCAGGGAGGGCGTGGAGATGGCCCTTGAACTCATCAGGCAGAAGGGCTTTGATGCCCTGGTGGGCTATCCGGCGGGAGATCTGGCCTTCCCCCGCTCCTTTGAGGTGGCAGCCGCCATCAATCGTCTAAGGAGCCTGAAAGTCCAGCAACTTACTGACTGA
- a CDS encoding trypsin-like peptidase domain-containing protein, whose amino-acid sequence MEQSASIEEMVVKIQEIKAAVEEEFLDKANVLGVGIGYKEVGGKETTDLCLQVYVEKKLPQKELVAEALVPETVDGLPTDVVEVGVIEAQTYTACIRPARPGYSIGHYRITAGTFGALVKSKCCSGVYILSNNHVLANSNNARIGDPILQPGPYDRRPCEPRVIGRLAAFVPIHFGRGAYNLVDAALARPIDYRYVMPYFPNGEIPRGTTVARLGMKVVKFGRTTQYTRGIVRGVDVTVGVRYGGGKVGFFRNQILTTNMSRGGDSGSLLLSSDGRAVGLLFAGSSAVTIHNNIHNVLIALGIEILTA is encoded by the coding sequence ATGGAACAGTCTGCATCCATAGAGGAGATGGTCGTCAAGATCCAGGAAATTAAAGCCGCGGTCGAGGAAGAGTTCCTGGATAAGGCCAACGTTCTGGGGGTGGGTATCGGCTACAAGGAGGTGGGGGGTAAAGAAACTACCGATCTCTGCCTTCAGGTCTATGTGGAAAAAAAGCTTCCTCAAAAGGAGCTGGTTGCTGAAGCTCTGGTTCCTGAGACCGTAGATGGCCTGCCCACCGATGTGGTGGAGGTAGGAGTAATTGAGGCTCAAACCTATACGGCCTGTATCCGGCCGGCCCGGCCTGGCTACAGTATCGGTCACTATCGTATTACGGCTGGCACCTTTGGAGCTCTGGTGAAAAGTAAATGTTGTAGCGGAGTCTATATTCTCTCTAACAACCACGTCTTGGCCAACTCCAACAACGCCCGCATCGGTGATCCTATTCTCCAGCCCGGCCCCTATGATCGGCGTCCTTGTGAACCTCGGGTCATCGGTCGATTGGCAGCTTTTGTCCCCATTCATTTTGGCCGAGGGGCTTATAACTTGGTCGATGCTGCCCTGGCCCGCCCCATAGACTATCGCTATGTCATGCCCTATTTCCCCAACGGGGAAATTCCGAGGGGAACTACCGTGGCTCGTCTGGGGATGAAGGTGGTCAAGTTTGGTCGGACTACCCAATACACCCGGGGCATCGTCCGGGGAGTGGATGTCACCGTAGGCGTCCGCTACGGGGGAGGGAAGGTGGGTTTTTTCCGCAACCAGATCCTGACTACCAATATGTCCCGGGGAGGAGACTCTGGTTCTCTGTTGCTATCTAGTGATGGTCGAGCGGTAGGGCTTCTTTTTGCTGGCTCTTCAGCCGTAACCATCCACAACAATATCCACAATGTCCTTATTGCCCTGGGAATAGAAATCTTGACCGCCTAA
- a CDS encoding chloride channel protein: protein MKATGLRARRRSYLSLLLVAALIGALAAVGTVVFRYLIFFFQELFWPKGETFLARVQAAPWWYKLLVPTIAGLVVGPVGAFWAPEIRGPGVSEVIAAVVRHLSFIHHRVTFLKTLVTSFLLGAGASVGREGPVVHIGASIGSSLGHLWKLPLEFRKVALACGAAAGIAATFNAPVAGTLFALEVILFDLEVSHLAHIVVAAVVASVVAHHFWGPLPTLAGVHFQDESHLFLALYLLIGLVTGLMAIVFIRLMSFLEDVLVRFKLPLWSMPAVGGILLGALALKFPQVMGVGYETINAALEGMLLPSQAISLAFLKLLATCLCLGAGMSGGILAPSLVIGACLGVGLGSSLGQLFSLPVSPVNCALVGMGAMVAGGTLAPITAIITVFELTYDHNVILPLMVACVASVVIVRGLFGYSVYEMKLLRQGHRLLRGHDLNILRCLPVKDYMIPPPETVRVDTPLGELIRRAIESPYPHFVVLNRMGLLAGVLSLRDLRPALPLQRDLEPLILAYDLMTREVITISEKGDLGEALEIFQQHPVSFLPVVGEDNPRRVLGILRREDVLSAYHQKILKERVLSCPL from the coding sequence ATGAAAGCGACAGGCCTGAGGGCCCGGCGTCGTTCCTACCTGAGCCTTCTTTTGGTGGCCGCCCTTATTGGGGCTCTGGCCGCGGTGGGGACGGTAGTTTTCAGGTATCTCATTTTTTTCTTTCAAGAGCTCTTCTGGCCCAAGGGGGAGACCTTCCTGGCCCGAGTTCAGGCTGCTCCCTGGTGGTACAAACTTCTTGTTCCGACCATAGCTGGTCTCGTGGTAGGGCCAGTAGGTGCCTTTTGGGCCCCGGAGATTAGGGGGCCAGGGGTCTCAGAGGTCATTGCCGCTGTGGTTCGGCATCTCAGCTTTATTCATCACCGGGTAACCTTCCTCAAAACCCTGGTGACCAGCTTTCTTCTCGGAGCCGGGGCCTCGGTGGGCCGGGAGGGGCCGGTGGTTCATATTGGGGCCTCTATCGGCTCCAGCCTGGGGCACCTGTGGAAGCTTCCTCTTGAATTCCGTAAGGTGGCCCTGGCCTGCGGTGCAGCGGCCGGTATAGCCGCTACTTTTAATGCCCCGGTAGCCGGAACCCTCTTCGCCCTGGAGGTAATCCTATTTGATCTAGAGGTCTCACATTTGGCTCACATCGTTGTAGCCGCAGTGGTGGCCTCGGTAGTGGCTCATCATTTTTGGGGACCACTGCCGACCTTGGCCGGGGTTCATTTCCAGGATGAAAGCCACCTTTTTCTGGCCCTTTATCTGCTTATCGGTCTGGTAACCGGGCTGATGGCCATAGTCTTCATCCGTCTTATGTCCTTCCTAGAAGACGTTCTGGTGAGGTTTAAACTTCCCCTTTGGTCTATGCCGGCCGTTGGAGGAATTCTCCTGGGGGCCTTGGCCCTCAAGTTTCCCCAGGTGATGGGGGTGGGTTACGAGACTATTAATGCCGCCCTTGAGGGTATGCTTCTGCCCTCTCAGGCCATATCTTTGGCTTTCCTGAAACTCCTGGCCACCTGTTTATGCCTCGGTGCGGGGATGTCCGGAGGAATCCTGGCCCCCTCTTTGGTTATTGGGGCCTGTTTGGGGGTGGGGTTGGGCTCCAGCCTGGGTCAGCTATTCTCCCTTCCTGTTTCCCCCGTAAACTGCGCCTTGGTGGGGATGGGTGCCATGGTAGCCGGAGGTACCTTGGCCCCTATTACGGCTATAATTACGGTTTTTGAACTCACCTATGACCACAATGTCATTCTTCCTCTGATGGTGGCCTGTGTGGCCAGCGTAGTCATTGTTCGGGGGCTCTTTGGCTACTCTGTGTACGAGATGAAACTTCTCCGCCAAGGACACCGGCTCCTGCGCGGCCACGATCTGAACATTCTCCGGTGTCTCCCCGTAAAAGACTATATGATTCCTCCCCCGGAGACCGTTAGAGTGGATACTCCCTTGGGAGAACTGATTCGTCGGGCTATAGAGAGCCCCTATCCCCACTTTGTTGTCCTGAATAGAATGGGTCTCTTGGCCGGTGTGCTTTCTTTAAGGGATCTGCGTCCAGCCCTTCCCCTTCAGAGAGACTTAGAGCCCCTCATCTTGGCCTATGACCTCATGACCAGGGAGGTGATTACCATCTCTGAGAAGGGCGATCTGGGCGAGGCCTTAGAGATCTTTCAACAGCACCCGGTTTCCTTCCTCCCGGTGGTCGGAGAGGACAACCCCCGGAGAGTTTTGGGAATCCTTCGTAGGGAAGATGTTCTTTCAGCCTATCATCAGAAAATCCTCAAAGAAAGGGTCCTTTCCTGCCCCCTTTGA
- a CDS encoding PAS domain S-box protein, whose translation MEHREKDDSFPPGYLAAWQSLIEGLPDPAMVIGLDFRIILANEAQARLLGRSRDEIVGEFCYRLLHGAEAPPPFCPHVLTQEKGRAQSAQFYEEPLGHVRVTVSPLKGQDGQVLAVFHLINGLDTLEKTREDLLQLEARYRAMIEGFEGFLYICSSDYRIEFMNRAMRSWLGPSGLGRPCYEVIFGQKDVCSWCPNSRVLKGETVRWEIQNPVDRRWYYVISTPISYPEGTSSVMILLLDITRRKELEDSLLKSEIKYRTLVEDVPVGLYWSTLEGEILEANQALVDLLRYPDRQSLLKANAGDLYLDQEDRHRLLRLLKSQGAVSSFETRLRTFTGQTVWVRISARLVKEGEQIFLRGAIEDIDSIKKTELALKESETRFRAISQMAPDAIVLMDKEGRIIFWNEAARRIFGYSAQEALGQELHLFLAPEKYHQRYSRAFERFKTTGQSRLSGKTLEFTAVRKDGSEFPIEVSLSLLRYQNEPVFLGIIRDISLRKRAEEEIRRRGAILEAISLAAGRFLRANIDRQTLSDVLSRLGQATLADLVLFLEIPLSGEAIFRPCCSWSPRGPSSVTLSEGPVTLGPDLWRRLKAPGSEPFWGSADHLPPREREIFRKMDISSLIFVPVLAGDRPWGVLLFGYQQTRPWSLSESEALKAAADIIGAALFRERVEQELLKMEKLRSLELLAGGIAHDFNNILTAILGNVSLAKVLDKDGRLSQILDQLEKASLQARNLTQQLLTFAKSSVPVKRREDIGRLLTETVEFSLSGSNVKARFEIAPNLWAVEVDQAQITQVIQNLVVNAKQAMPQGGTLEVRAENVLIDRGEDIPFAAGAYVRLLIRDEGVGIPADLLDKIFDPYFTTKQEGSGLGLAIVHSIVSKHGGWIEVDSVPGEGTTFAIYLPALKGQAPDREEPPETAFRGQGKVLIMDDERLVRETLGSMLEALGYEVMFARDGQEALELYQTALEAGCRFDLVIMDLTIRGGMGGRETIERLREMDPQVKAIVSSGYSDDPVMSDFRRYGFLDVVAKPYRMGELIEVLKRISPSVAAN comes from the coding sequence ATGGAGCACCGAGAGAAAGACGATTCCTTTCCCCCGGGGTATCTGGCCGCCTGGCAGAGTCTTATAGAGGGTCTGCCAGATCCGGCCATGGTTATTGGCTTAGATTTCAGGATCATCTTGGCCAACGAGGCTCAAGCCCGGCTTTTGGGCCGGTCTCGTGATGAGATTGTTGGGGAGTTTTGTTATCGACTACTTCATGGGGCCGAGGCCCCGCCCCCGTTTTGCCCCCATGTGCTTACCCAGGAAAAAGGCAGGGCCCAAAGCGCCCAGTTTTATGAGGAACCACTGGGGCATGTCAGGGTTACAGTCTCTCCCCTTAAGGGACAGGATGGTCAGGTTTTAGCTGTCTTTCACCTCATTAATGGTCTCGATACCCTTGAAAAAACCCGCGAGGATCTTCTTCAGCTTGAGGCCCGTTATCGGGCCATGATCGAGGGCTTTGAAGGTTTTTTGTATATCTGTTCTTCCGATTACCGCATTGAATTCATGAATCGGGCTATGAGGTCCTGGTTAGGACCATCGGGGCTGGGCCGTCCCTGCTATGAGGTTATCTTTGGTCAGAAAGACGTCTGTTCCTGGTGTCCGAACTCCCGGGTGCTTAAGGGGGAGACAGTTCGCTGGGAAATTCAGAATCCTGTTGACCGGCGCTGGTACTATGTCATCAGCACCCCTATTAGCTATCCGGAGGGGACCTCCTCGGTGATGATCCTCCTTTTGGACATTACCCGGCGCAAGGAACTTGAGGATTCCCTTCTCAAAAGTGAGATCAAGTACCGGACTTTGGTGGAAGACGTCCCGGTGGGGCTTTACTGGTCCACCCTGGAGGGAGAGATTCTGGAGGCCAACCAGGCCCTGGTGGATCTTCTCCGCTATCCTGACCGTCAGAGCCTTCTTAAGGCCAACGCCGGTGATCTTTATCTCGATCAGGAAGACCGCCATCGGCTTCTTCGACTCCTCAAATCTCAGGGAGCTGTTAGCAGCTTTGAGACCCGTCTGCGGACCTTTACCGGACAGACAGTCTGGGTGAGGATCTCCGCCCGTCTGGTAAAGGAGGGAGAGCAGATCTTTCTCCGGGGGGCCATAGAGGACATTGATTCTATTAAGAAAACGGAGCTGGCCCTTAAAGAGAGTGAGACCCGTTTTCGGGCCATCAGTCAGATGGCTCCAGACGCCATCGTTCTTATGGATAAAGAGGGGCGAATAATTTTCTGGAATGAGGCGGCCAGGCGTATCTTTGGCTATTCGGCCCAGGAGGCCCTGGGGCAAGAGCTTCATCTTTTTTTGGCCCCGGAGAAATACCACCAACGTTATTCCAGGGCCTTTGAGCGCTTTAAGACCACAGGCCAAAGCAGACTCTCCGGGAAGACTTTAGAGTTTACTGCTGTCAGGAAAGACGGCAGTGAGTTTCCCATAGAGGTCTCTCTTTCCCTCCTCCGTTATCAGAACGAGCCAGTTTTTTTGGGGATCATTCGGGATATAAGCTTACGCAAGAGGGCCGAGGAGGAGATTCGCCGTCGGGGGGCCATCCTGGAGGCCATAAGTTTGGCGGCCGGCCGCTTTCTTCGGGCTAATATTGACCGACAGACCCTGAGTGATGTTCTCTCCCGACTAGGTCAGGCCACCCTGGCTGACCTGGTTCTTTTTCTGGAGATTCCCCTCTCCGGGGAGGCCATCTTTCGGCCCTGTTGCTCCTGGAGCCCCCGGGGACCTTCCTCCGTTACTCTTTCCGAGGGCCCTGTCACTCTGGGGCCGGATCTTTGGCGAAGGTTAAAGGCCCCCGGAAGTGAGCCTTTCTGGGGGAGCGCTGATCATCTTCCCCCGCGGGAGCGGGAGATCTTTCGCAAAATGGATATCTCTTCTCTGATTTTTGTTCCGGTGTTGGCCGGTGACAGACCTTGGGGAGTGCTCCTTTTTGGTTATCAGCAGACCAGACCCTGGTCCTTATCAGAATCTGAGGCCCTTAAAGCCGCCGCCGATATTATCGGCGCCGCCCTTTTCCGGGAGCGGGTGGAGCAGGAGCTTCTGAAGATGGAAAAGTTGCGCTCTCTGGAACTGCTGGCCGGGGGTATCGCCCATGACTTCAACAACATTCTTACCGCCATCTTGGGCAATGTTTCTTTGGCCAAAGTTCTGGACAAAGACGGACGTCTTTCCCAGATTCTGGATCAGCTAGAGAAGGCCTCCTTGCAGGCCCGCAATCTCACCCAGCAGTTGCTCACCTTTGCCAAAAGTAGTGTTCCGGTGAAGAGAAGGGAGGACATCGGTCGCCTTCTCACGGAGACCGTAGAGTTTTCTCTCAGTGGTTCAAACGTCAAGGCCCGCTTTGAGATAGCCCCGAACCTCTGGGCCGTAGAGGTGGATCAGGCCCAGATTACCCAGGTCATTCAGAACCTGGTGGTTAATGCCAAACAGGCCATGCCTCAGGGAGGCACCCTGGAGGTGCGGGCCGAAAATGTGCTCATTGATCGGGGAGAAGATATCCCTTTTGCCGCCGGGGCCTATGTTCGTCTCCTTATTCGGGACGAGGGTGTGGGCATCCCGGCTGACCTGCTAGATAAAATCTTTGACCCTTATTTTACCACCAAGCAAGAGGGAAGCGGTCTGGGGCTGGCCATTGTCCATTCTATAGTCTCCAAACATGGGGGGTGGATTGAGGTAGATTCTGTTCCGGGAGAGGGGACCACCTTTGCCATATACCTGCCGGCCCTCAAAGGGCAGGCTCCTGACAGAGAGGAGCCACCAGAGACGGCCTTTCGAGGTCAGGGGAAGGTTCTGATTATGGATGATGAACGCCTGGTTCGGGAGACCCTGGGGAGCATGCTGGAGGCCCTGGGCTATGAGGTTATGTTTGCCAGAGATGGTCAGGAGGCCCTGGAGCTCTACCAGACAGCCCTTGAGGCTGGGTGTCGCTTTGATCTGGTGATCATGGATCTGACTATCCGGGGAGGTATGGGGGGACGGGAGACCATCGAACGGTTGCGGGAGATGGATCCCCAGGTGAAGGCCATTGTCTCCAGCGGTTATTCCGATGATCCGGTAATGTCTGATTTTCGCCGCTACGGTTTTCTAGATGTGGTAGCCAAACCCTATCGCATGGGAGAGCTTATAGAGGTTCTCAAGCGAATAAGTCCTTCTGTTGCCGCCAATTAG